A portion of the Punica granatum isolate Tunisia-2019 chromosome 7, ASM765513v2, whole genome shotgun sequence genome contains these proteins:
- the LOC116213496 gene encoding protein DENND6B isoform X1, with the protein MSRSPSFSVKSELSPTLDPESLQQWVVAFCVIRFDLEQGQLIEECYPPRTLTQDEELEIAYSSFPDSVSQHHNRSSIHDCMFFFRFRRRQKSKPSNGSSSEISEAGNEAGSPKPPLNNNVSNRQGRSSNDDSRYIYGFVFNRQRHDERLKRGGEQKSVVILSHSPYSSVFRPLLQIMGPLYFDIGKKALEHIAAYVSMWPSPAPGTLMELPIGNAALKVNLPPAHSLPLESGMLLEESASSMAPLLPTNQSVPQGLFHDSDIFGIFRGILLQLWVLWELLLIGEPILIIAPTPPQCCEAVASLVSLVAPLLFSVDFRPYFTIHDPEFAHLNSIQEGHAFPPMILGVTNIFFLKSLRNIPHIVSVGSPSPNSNRLPFSSRSTGRIPGRAEGFGLQQPLSLKKFSPSNLLNAVKLRREGPLCLMTEHKEAIWTTYTAITKPDTSILNRLIDAGMSPRVEESMSVVNNEILRRHFLELTTNFLAPFGPYFRTTTPSEGTSPFVDPPPLPPFSVDEFLRNLSARGPGKFLSKRMKSNWLDLYRRFLKGPNFMPWFQRRRMVAEQEQQRIWKQARMKTEIQEFISEMSEVEVVDSFTAIEKHLRGEIQLQESGKGIDDSAATCSKLRGDLQAIFDILPKDMQELLVMNPQTAALLDFSS; encoded by the exons ATGAGTAGATCCCCGTCTTTCTCTGTGAAGTCAGAGCTTAGTCCGACGCTCGACCCGGAGTCCCTGCAGCAGTGGGTTGTGGCCTTTTGCGTTATAAGGTTTGATCTCGAGCAAGGTCAGCTCATCGAGGAATGTTACCCTCCCCGTACCTTGACGCAGGATGAGGAGCTCGAAATTGCTTACAGTTCGTTCCCTGATTCCGTTTCCCAGCACCACAATCGCTCGAGCATTCACGATTGCATGTTCTTTTTCCGGTTCCGAAGGCGGCAGAAGTCTAAGCCTAGCAATGGATCTTCCTCTGAAATAAGTGAAGCTGGTAATGAGGCAGGATCTCCAAAGCCCCCTTTGAACAATAACGTGTCCAACAGACAGGGTAGAAGTAGCAATGATGATTCGAGGTATATATATGGGTTTGTGTTTAATAGACAAAGACATGACGAGAGGCTGAAGAGAGGAGGGGAACAGAAATCTGTTGTGATATTATCTCACAGCCCTTACTCAAGTGTCTTTAGACCTTTGTTGCAAATAATGGGTCCTTTGTATTTTGACATCGGGAAGAAAGCTCTGGAGCACATCGCAGCTTATGTTTCGATGTGGCCTTCTCCTGCACCTGGTACGCTTATGGAGCTTCCTATAGGAAATGCAGCGCTCAAAGTGAATTTGCCTCCGGCACATTCTTTGCCCTTAGAAAGTGGGATGTTACTTGAAGAGTCTGCATCTTCAATGGCTCCTTTGCTTCCAACAAATCAATCGGTTCCGCAGGGTCTATTTCATGATTCAGATATTTTTGGTATATTTAGGGGGATTCTGCTGCAGCTTTGGGTACTGTGGGAGTTGTTACTCATTGGAGAGCCCATTCTAATCATAGCACCAACCCCTCCCCAGTGTTGTGAGGCTGTTGCCAGTCTTGTTAGTTTGGTTGCGCCGCTCCTCTTTAGTGTTGATTTCAGGCCATACTTTACCATCCATGACCCAGAGTTTGCCCATTTAAACAGTATTCAGGAGGGACACGCTTTTCCTCCTATGATTCTGGGGGTAACAAATATCTTTTTCCTGAAATCTCTTCGTAACATTCCACATATTGTATCAGTAGGAAGTCCTAGTCCCAATTCAAATCGCCTTCCCTTCTCAAGTAGGTCAACTGGTAGAATTCCTGGGAGGGCAGAAGGATTTGGTCTTCAGCAGCCACTTTCTCTGAAGAAGTTTTCTCCCTCCAATTTGTTGAATGCTGTGAAACTGAGGAGAGAAGGCCCTCTTTGTCTGATGACAGAGCATAAGGAAGCTATATGGACCACATACACTGCTATAACAAAACCAGACACTTCTATTTTGAATAGGCTTATAGATGCAGGGATGTCACCAAGGGTTGAAGAGTCGATGTCGGTTGTCAATAATGAGATATTACGTCGGCATTTTTTGGAGCTTACTACCAATTTTTTAGCTCCTTTTGGTCCATATTTCCGAACTACCACGCCATCTGAAGGAACTTCTCCTTTTGTCGATCCTCCCCCTCTCCCTCCATTCAGCGTTGATGAGTTTCTGAGGAACTTGTCTGCCAGAGGGCCAGGGAAGTTTTTGTCAAAGAGGATGAAATCTAATTGGCTAGACCTGTACAG GCGCTTTTTGAAAGGACCCAACTTTATGCCATGGTTTCAGAGGAGGCGTATGGTAGCTGAACAAGAACAGCAGAGGATCTGGAAGCAAGCAAGGATGAAGACTGAGATACAGGAATTCATCTCTGAAATGTCTGAGGTGGAAGTTGTTGATTCTTTCACTGCTATCGAGAAACATCTTCGAGGAGAAATTCAG CTGCAGGAATCTGGTAAGGGAATTGATGACTCTGCAGCAACTTGCAGTAAACTGAGGGGAGACTTGCAAGCGATCTTCGATATTCTTCCTAAAGACATGCAGGAGCTTCTGGTCATGAATCCACAAACAGCAGCTCTTCTCGACTTCTCCAGCTGA
- the LOC116213496 gene encoding protein DENND6B isoform X2 produces the protein MSRSPSFSVKSELSPTLDPESLQQWVVAFCVIRFDLEQGQLIEECYPPRTLTQDEELEIAYSSFPDSVSQHHNRSSIHDCMFFFRFRRRQKSKPSNGSSSEISEAGNEAGSPKPPLNNNVSNRQGRSSNDDSRYIYGFVFNRQRHDERLKRGGEQKSVVILSHSPYSSVFRPLLQIMGPLYFDIGKKALEHIAAYVSMWPSPAPGTLMELPIGNAALKVNLPPAHSLPLESGMLLEESASSMAPLLPTNQSVPQGLFHDSDIFGIFRGILLQLWVLWELLLIGEPILIIAPTPPQCCEAVASLVSLVAPLLFSVDFRPYFTIHDPEFAHLNSIQEGHAFPPMILGVTNIFFLKSLRNIPHIVSVGSPSPNSNRLPFSSRSTGRIPGRAEGFGLQQPLSLKKFSPSNLLNAVKLRREGPLCLMTEHKEAIWTTYTAITKPDTSILNRLIDAGMSPRVEESMSVVNNEILRRHFLELTTNFLAPFGPYFRTTTPSEGTSPFVDPPPLPPFSVDEFLRNLSARGPGKFLSKRMKSNWLDLYRRFLKGPNFMPWFQRRRMVAEQEQQRIWKQARMKTEIQEFISEMSEVEVVDSFTAIEKHLRGEIQGHQVPE, from the exons ATGAGTAGATCCCCGTCTTTCTCTGTGAAGTCAGAGCTTAGTCCGACGCTCGACCCGGAGTCCCTGCAGCAGTGGGTTGTGGCCTTTTGCGTTATAAGGTTTGATCTCGAGCAAGGTCAGCTCATCGAGGAATGTTACCCTCCCCGTACCTTGACGCAGGATGAGGAGCTCGAAATTGCTTACAGTTCGTTCCCTGATTCCGTTTCCCAGCACCACAATCGCTCGAGCATTCACGATTGCATGTTCTTTTTCCGGTTCCGAAGGCGGCAGAAGTCTAAGCCTAGCAATGGATCTTCCTCTGAAATAAGTGAAGCTGGTAATGAGGCAGGATCTCCAAAGCCCCCTTTGAACAATAACGTGTCCAACAGACAGGGTAGAAGTAGCAATGATGATTCGAGGTATATATATGGGTTTGTGTTTAATAGACAAAGACATGACGAGAGGCTGAAGAGAGGAGGGGAACAGAAATCTGTTGTGATATTATCTCACAGCCCTTACTCAAGTGTCTTTAGACCTTTGTTGCAAATAATGGGTCCTTTGTATTTTGACATCGGGAAGAAAGCTCTGGAGCACATCGCAGCTTATGTTTCGATGTGGCCTTCTCCTGCACCTGGTACGCTTATGGAGCTTCCTATAGGAAATGCAGCGCTCAAAGTGAATTTGCCTCCGGCACATTCTTTGCCCTTAGAAAGTGGGATGTTACTTGAAGAGTCTGCATCTTCAATGGCTCCTTTGCTTCCAACAAATCAATCGGTTCCGCAGGGTCTATTTCATGATTCAGATATTTTTGGTATATTTAGGGGGATTCTGCTGCAGCTTTGGGTACTGTGGGAGTTGTTACTCATTGGAGAGCCCATTCTAATCATAGCACCAACCCCTCCCCAGTGTTGTGAGGCTGTTGCCAGTCTTGTTAGTTTGGTTGCGCCGCTCCTCTTTAGTGTTGATTTCAGGCCATACTTTACCATCCATGACCCAGAGTTTGCCCATTTAAACAGTATTCAGGAGGGACACGCTTTTCCTCCTATGATTCTGGGGGTAACAAATATCTTTTTCCTGAAATCTCTTCGTAACATTCCACATATTGTATCAGTAGGAAGTCCTAGTCCCAATTCAAATCGCCTTCCCTTCTCAAGTAGGTCAACTGGTAGAATTCCTGGGAGGGCAGAAGGATTTGGTCTTCAGCAGCCACTTTCTCTGAAGAAGTTTTCTCCCTCCAATTTGTTGAATGCTGTGAAACTGAGGAGAGAAGGCCCTCTTTGTCTGATGACAGAGCATAAGGAAGCTATATGGACCACATACACTGCTATAACAAAACCAGACACTTCTATTTTGAATAGGCTTATAGATGCAGGGATGTCACCAAGGGTTGAAGAGTCGATGTCGGTTGTCAATAATGAGATATTACGTCGGCATTTTTTGGAGCTTACTACCAATTTTTTAGCTCCTTTTGGTCCATATTTCCGAACTACCACGCCATCTGAAGGAACTTCTCCTTTTGTCGATCCTCCCCCTCTCCCTCCATTCAGCGTTGATGAGTTTCTGAGGAACTTGTCTGCCAGAGGGCCAGGGAAGTTTTTGTCAAAGAGGATGAAATCTAATTGGCTAGACCTGTACAG GCGCTTTTTGAAAGGACCCAACTTTATGCCATGGTTTCAGAGGAGGCGTATGGTAGCTGAACAAGAACAGCAGAGGATCTGGAAGCAAGCAAGGATGAAGACTGAGATACAGGAATTCATCTCTGAAATGTCTGAGGTGGAAGTTGTTGATTCTTTCACTGCTATCGAGAAACATCTTCGAGGAGAAATTCAG GGTCACCAAGTGCCTGAGTAA